TGTTGGTCTCGACCTTGATGTCCAGGGCACTGAGGCCGTCGTCAGCCAGGAAGGCGGATTTGACCTTGCTGGTGATCCAGGTGTCGGAAACGGCTTCTTCAGCCTTGTCCATGGTGTTGGCGGCCAGCATGGTCGGCTGGGTGCTGTTGAAGGTATCGGCGAAAGCGGTACCCGCCACGGACAAGCTCAGGGCGGTCGCAGTGATAGCGGCAAAAGCGAACTTATTGATTGGCTGTTTCATGGGCAACACTCCTGTTTCATTCAAGTTCGCCACATCCAACTTCAGGACTGTGGCTTCCCCTTGAATATCGCAAGCGCTGTGCCAGCTTTTTTTAATATAAAAAAACATTGAAAATCAAATAGTTAAGTAAACACTGAAGGTCATCATTCCGTGCAAACTGCAAGTTCAAGCGTAACGGCTCAGGCAGATTGCACGAAGTGACTTAATGCCATCATGCGAGCGGCTCTACGTGCCGTTCGAAACGAAAAAATGCCGGTCACGAGACCGGCATTTCAGGTACCACGGGCGATGCGATCGCCTACTTGACGACCTTCAGGCTGGGCCGCCCGCTTGGCCGCGGCGGCTCGTCGTCGGGCGGTGGCTGCTCGTCTTCGACTTCCTCCACCTCGTTCTGCACGGGTGGCGGCTCCTGATCGAAGACCATGCCCTGCCCATTTTCCCGGGCGTAGATCGCCAGCACGGCGGGCGACGGCACGAACAGGCTGTGGGCAACACCGCCGAAGCGCCCCTCGAAGCGGACCGCATCGTTGTCGAGGGCCAGTTCGCGCACCGCCGTGGGCGACACGTTGAGCACGATCTGCCCGTCGCTGACGAACTTGCTCGGCACCTGAACGCCTGGATAGTCGGCGTTGACCAGCAGATGCGGGGTGCAATCGTTGTCGACGATCCACTGGTACAGCGCGCGGATCAGATAAGGACGACTGGAGTTCATCAAACCTCCTGAAACAGGGCGCGCCAGTGGCGGGGCGCCAAAAGAAATGAGTCAGCGCATGGCTCGTTCGAGGGACGACAGGCTCTGGCGAAAACTTTCGCGCGCGAACTGCCGGTCCATGTAATCGAGCAGCGGTTTGGCCGGCCTTGGCAATTCGATCCCCAGTACCGGCAGGCGCCAGAGGATCGGCAACAGGCAGCAGTCTACCAAGCTCAGCTCGTCGCTGAGGAAAAATGGTTTTTCAGCAAACAACGGCGAAACCCCGGTCAGGCTTTCGCGCAATTCCTTGCGCGCCTGCGCGCGGGCCGCCTCCTTGCTGCGCGGATCGAGGATCAGGTCGACCAGCGAGCACCAGTCGCGCTGGATGCGGTGCATCAGCAGCCGCGTATTGCCACGCGCCACCGGGTACACCGGCATCAGCGGGGGATGGGGGTAGCGCTCCTCCAGGTACTCCATGATCACGGTCGGCTCGTACAGCGCCAGGTCACGGTCGACCAGGGTCGGCAGGGTCGCGTAGGGGTTGGCTTCCAGCAGCTTGTTGGGAAAGCGGCCCTGCTCCACGTCGATGATTTCCACCACGACGCTCTTTTCGGCGAGCACGATGCGGACGCGGTGAGAGTAGTGGTCGGCAGCGTCGGAATAACAGGCCAACCGGTTGGTCGCAGCCAAGGCGATCCTCCAGATTCGTGAAACGTGAACGCGCCGGGAACGCTGTCGCTGGCGACGGCTTCCGGCAGCCCCTGAGTTGAGTTTTCAGGGCATAAAAAAGCCCGCGGGGTACGCGGGCTGAGCATGATACCGGAAGCAGCCCTCGCTGGCCGTTGAAAACGTAGGCGAGGCAGCCGGCAGGTAGTTTTTAATGAACGTCCTTCCAGTATTCGCGCTTGAGCAGGTACGCGAAGACGAAGAAGAACGCCAGGTAGATCAGCACGTAGGTGCCGATACGCCGCATGTGCAGCTTGTTGGGATCCGCCGAGTAGGCCAGAAAGGTCACCAGGTTGCGTACCTTGTCATCGAAAGCCTGGGGGCTGAGCTGGCCGCTGCTGGGCTCGAGCACCAATTGGTCGCAGGCTTCATGGGTCAGCGGCGTACCGGTCAGCGGGTCGTACTGCTTCTTGCCATTGTCGACCACCTGCACCTGCTTGCAGCCCATGTACTGGCGGCCCTGCAGGCGACCCAGCACGTTGGGCATGCCGACGTTGGGAAACACCAGGTTGTTGGCACCCAGCGGCCGCGCCGGATCGTCGTAGAAGGTGCGCAGGTAGGTGTACAGCCAGTCGTTGCCGCGCACCCGGGCGACCAGGGTCAGGTCGGGCGGCGCGGCGCCGAACCAGCGCTTGGCATCCTCGGGCTTCATGCCGATGGTCATGTGATCGCCGATCTTGGCACCGGTGAACACCAGGTTGTCCATCATCTGCTGTTCGGACACGCCGATATCGGCGGCGACGCGCTCGTAGCGCTGGAACTTGGCGCTGTGGCAGCCCATGCAGTAATTGGCGAAGGTGCGCGCGCCATCCTGCAGCGCCGCCTTGTCGGTCAGGTCGATATCGACCTTGTCCAGGGCCACGCCGTGACCGCTGGCGGCCAGGGCGAAGGCAGGCAACAAGGCGACCACACATGCAGCAAATAGCTTTCTCATCAGCCTGTCACCCTTTCAGGAACGGGTTTGGTCTTTTCCATCCTGGTGTAGAAGGGCATCAGGATGAAGTACGCGAAATACAGCGCCGTGCACAGTTGCGACAGCAGCGTACGACCCGGCGTGGGCGGCAGGACGCCGAGCACGCCGAGGATCACGAAAGACACGCAGAACACCAGCAGCCACAGCTTGCTCAGCCAACCCTTGTAGCGCATCGAGCGCACCGGGCTGCGGTCCAGCCAGGGCAGCACGAACAGCACGGCGATGGCCGCGCCCATGGCGATCACCCCCATCAGCTTGTCGGGAATTGCCCGCAAGATCGCGTAGAACGGCGTGAAGTACCATACCGGGGCGATGTGCTCGGGGGTCTTGAACGGATTGGCCTGCTCGAAGTTGGGCTTCTCCAGGAAGTAGCCGCCCATCTCCGGGAAGAAGAACACCACGAAGCAGAACACGAACAGGAACACCACCACGCCGACGATATCCTTGACCGTGTAGTAGGGGTGGAAGGGAATGCCGTCGAGCGGGATGCCGTTCTCGTCCTTGTACTTCTTGATGTCGATGCCGTCCGGGTTGTTCGAGCCCACCTCGTGCAACGCCAGGATATGCAACACCACCAGGCCGAGGATGACGATCGGCAGGGCCACCACGTGCAGGGCGAAGAAGCGGTTGAGGGTGATGCCGGAGATCAGGTAGTCGCCGCGGATCCACTCGGTCAGCGCATCGCCGATGTAGGGGATGGCGCCGAACAGCGAGATGATCACCTGGGCGCCCCAGTAGGACATCTGCCCCCACGGCAGCAGGTAGCCCATGAAGGCCTCGGCCATCAGCATCAGGTAGATCAGCATGCCGAAGATCCACACCAGCTCGCGGGGCTTCTGGTAGGAGCCGTAGAGCAGGCCGCGGAACATGTGCAGGTAGACGACGATGAAGAACGCCGAGGCGCCGGTGGAATGCATGTAGCGCAGGATCGCGCCGTGGGGCGTATTACCGGTGCGCACGTCGCGCATGATGCCCTCCACGGAGGCGAAGGCCGCCTCGGCGGTGGGCGTGTAGCTCATGGTCAGCCAGACCCCGGTAAGCAGCTGGTTGACCAGCACCAGTAGGGCCAGGGAGCCGAAGAAGTACAGGAAGTTGAAGTTCTTCGGCGCGTAGTACTTGGCGAGGTGGTCGTTCCACATCTTGGTGGCGGGGAAGCGCGCATCCACCCACTGCATGAATTTGCTCATCCTGCTTGCTCCTGATCCACGCCGATGATGATCACCTCAGCCGACTCGTAGCGGTGCGGCGGTACCGGCAGGTTCAACGGCGCCGGCTGCGACTTGTAGACGCGACCGGCGAGGTCGTAGCGCGAGCCGTGGCAGGGGCAGAAGTAGCCGCCGACCCAGTTCTCGCCGAGATCCGCCGGTGCCACTTCGGGGCGGAACGACGGCGCGCAGCCCAGGTGCGTGCACAGCCCCACCAGCAGGAGGATCTCCGGCTTGATCGAGCGCGTCTTCGGGTCGACGTAGCCCGGCTGCACCGAATGCCGGGAGTCGGCATCGGCCAGCTGCCCTTCGATCCTGGTGAGGTTCTCGAGAATCGCCTCGGTGCGCCGCATGATGAACACCGGCTGGCCCCGCCACTCGGCCACCATCTGCTGGCCCGGCTCGATCTTGGCGACGTTCACCTTGACCGGGGCGCCAGCGGCCCTGGCCTTGGCGCTCGGGTACCACGACCCCACAAACGGAATTGCAGCCCCCGCCGCCCCGGCGGCCCCAACCACCGAAGTGGCTGCCACCAGAAAGCGACGCCGGCCCGCATTCACGCCGTCATTGCTCATTCAGTCGTCTCCCATCGGCTTTCCGGCCTGTTGTCCAGGCCTCTAATAGTAAGTGTCGGTCGCCCGTAGCAGCGGCCGGAGGGGCATGGCGGCGCCAGGCGCGGCGCTCGCCCCGCTGTTTTTCAGGGCAGCGTCGCCCGTGGCGCTTGCGTTCGACGTTCCTCGGCGACTTTAATCCATCGCCTCGGCCGTGCGGCCCGCACCGATCAATCGGCGGCCAGGCAGCGAAGATGAAACGTCGTGGCAGTCCTGCGTACGAATCGGCGCTACGGCAATCCGGCGCGAGATTCGCACAGGCCGGCTGGGCGGCTCATGACGCGCATCAACGAAGCGGTGGGTAGGCTGAACACGCCATTGCTCGAGGAGAGCAGACGGGAATGGGCGGGGCAATGTAAAAGGCCGGCAGCCACTTTCAACTTCGCCCATGCGACGGCCCGTCGGGTGGCCGACAAAAATGGCAGCCCATAAAAAACGCCCAGCTCCGTGAGGAAACTGGGCGTTTTCGAGTACCGTCGCGAATTAACGCTTGGAGTACTGAGGACGCTTACGCGCTTTACGCAGACCGACCTTCTTACGCTCGACTTCACGAGCATCGCGGGTCACATAGCCTGCTTTACGCAGAGCCGGACGCAGGGTCTCGTCGTAGTCCATCAGCGCGCGGGTGATACCGTGACGGATCGCGCCAGCCTGACCGCTCACACCACCGCCGATGACGGTAACGTAGATGTCGAACTTCTCGACGGTCTCGGTCAGCTCCAGCGGCTGGCGAACTACCATGCGGGCAGTTTCACGGCCGAAGAAGGTGTCCAGCGTGCGGTTGTTGATGGAGATCTTGCCAGTGCCCGGACGCAGGAAAACGCGTGCGGTTGCAGTCTTGCGACGGCCAGTGCCGTAATTTTGAGTCGCCGACATAATGAACTATTCCGTTAAATCTTCAGTTCTTGAGGCTGCTGAGCAGTGTGAGGGTGAGCAGCGCCCGCATACACTTTCAGCTTACGGTACATGTCGCGGCCCAGCGGGTTCTTCGGCAGCATGCCTTTAACCGCGGTCTCGATCACGCGCTCAGGGGCCTTGGCGATCAGCTTCTCGAAGTTGATCGACTTGATGCCGCCCGGGAAACCGGAGTGGGAGTAGTACATTTTGTCGCTGGTTTTAGCGCCAGTTACACGTACCTGCTCGGCGTTGATGACGACGATGTAGTCGCCGGTGTCAACGTGAGGGGTGTACTCAGGCTTGTGCTTGCCACGCAGACGGCTCGCGATTTCTGTAGCCAGACGACCCAGGGTCTGACCAGCAGCGTCAACGACGAACCAGTCGCGTTTTACTGTTTCCGGTTTAGCGGTAAAAGTTTTCATTCTTTATAGCCTCAGGGGCCGCCCAGCAAAAAATAGACGGCGGATCTTACTGAATAGTGCGTACTTTGACAAGTCAAAGGCAGCCGGATGCGGGCGCTATCGGGGGCTCGGGTCAGCGCGTCCGCGTACGGCAAGATTCTTCGGCAGGCGGCGCATCACTTCCACCGCAGAGAGAGGACGCGGATTATCCTGATTGCGAAAAAAATTTCAACCTGCTTGTATGGGCCTTTTGTCAGAGGACGCTCCCATGCAATACCGTCAGCTCGGCCGCACCGATCTCAATGTCAGCGCCCTGTGCCTGGGCACCATGACCTGGGGCGAGCAGAACGATGCCGCCGAAGCGTTCGCCCAGATCGAGCGCGCCAAGGCCTATGGCATCAACTTCATCGACACCGCCGAAATGTACCCGGTGCCGCCGCGTGCCGAGACCTACAGCAAGACCGAACAGATCATCGGCGACTACTTCAAGCAGCGCGGCGACCGCGCCGACTGGATCCTGGCCAGCAAGGTGGCCGGCCCCGGCAACGGCATTACCCACATCCGCGACGGCCAGCTCAAGCACAACCGCCAGCACATCGTCGCCGCCCTGGACGCCAGCCTCAAGCGCCTGCAGACCGACTGGATCGACCTCTACCAGTTGCACTGGCCGGAGCGCCCGACCAACTTCTTCGGCCAGCTCGGCTACCAGCATCAGGACAGCGACTCCACGCCCATCGAGGAGATCCTCGAGGCGCTGGACGAGCAGGTCAAGGCCGGCAAGATCCGCCACATCGGCCTGTCCAACGAAACGCCGTGGGGCACCATGAAATTCCTGCAGCTGGCCGAAGCCCGCGGCATGTCCCGCGTGGTATCGGTGCAGAACCCCTACAACCTGCTCAACCGCAGCTACGAAGTGGGCATGGCCGAAGTATCGATTCGTGAGCAGTGCGGCCTGCTGGCCTACTCGCCCCTGGCCTTTGGCATGCTCTCCGGCAAATACGAGAACGGCGCCCGCCCGGCCAATGCGCGGCTGAGCCTGTTCAGCCGCTTCGCCCGCTACAACGCCCCGGAAACCGTGGCCGCCTGCTCGCGCTACGTGGCCCTGGCCCGCGAACACGGCCTGGACCCGGCGCAGATGGCCCTGGCCTTCGTCACCAGCCGCCCGTTCGTGACCAGCAATATCATCGGCGCCACCTCGCTGGAGCAACTGGACGCCAACCTGGCGAGCAGCGAACTGAAACTCAGCGATGAAGTGCTGGAAGGCATCGAAGCGATCCACAAGACCCAGCCAAACCCGGCGCCCTGACGGCGATTTTTCCGGGCGAGCAGCGGCAGTTGCTAGCGGTGGGCTGAAGCCCACCCTACGACTGCCCCGTGACCTCGCAAGCGCAAATTGGGTATCCACTGAGTAGGGTGGGTTTCAGCCCACCAAACCTGCCACCCCATACCCCCGATTACAGCAGCTTCGGCCCTTTGCTATCGCGCCGCGACGCCAGGCGGTCCGCCAGGCGCGTCGGTTCCGGCAGCCGATAGCCCTTGTCCCAGCTCAGCACCAGCTCTGCAGCCTTGTGCATGCTGACCCGGTTGCCGGGCGAGACGATCAACGGCCGCACCTTGCGCTTGCTGCGTAGCACCCAGCCGATCTGCCGGTTCTGGCGGTCGAGCAGCTCCACCTTGTCGCCTCGCTCGTCGCCCAGCTCGCAGTGATGCCCGGTGAGGATCTTCTTCGCCACACCGATGGTCGGCCGGCCGGTGACCACGCCCAGGTGCGCGGCGATCCCCAGGCCGCGCGGATGGGCGATGCCGTGGCCGTCGACGACGATCAGGTCCGGCTCCTGGGGTAGCCCTGCCAGGGCCGACAACAGGGCCGGCAGCTCGCGAAACGACAACAACCCCGGCACGTAGGGCATGCTGGTGGGAATGCGCGCCACGCATTCGGCGACCGGTTGCAGGGTCTCGGCATCCAGCAGGATGGCGGCGGCGCGGGTGATCTCGCCGCCCTCCTCGAAGCCGACATCCACCCCGGCCAGCAGGCGCAATGGCGGAAAGTCGTCCTCCAGGCGCACCTGTTCGGCCAATTCCTTCTGCAGGATCCTCGCGGCGGCGGGCGTGCCGTCCCATTCGGCGAAGGGCGACGCGGCCAACTCGGCAAAACTCAGCATGACAACTCTCTCCAGCACAGCGTTGCGAGACCGGGCTGGACTCAGCCCGGATAAAAGAAGACGATTCAGCCGGAACCTGACGGCTTTACCGCTAGGGTCTGTTCCCGTTTCACGCACGGCCGCGCCGAAACGAAAACAGACCCTAGGCCGATCCCATCACTCGAACAAGAACAACAGCCATGTCCAGCCCGTCCCCGCTCACCCGCGTGAGCATCCTTGCCACGCCCGGCGTATTCGCTTCGACCCTCATGCAGGCCAGAGATTTCTTTCATATGGCCGGCTTGCGCCACGGCAAGCAGCAAGGCCTTGGCCTGGTGCCGACCTTCGAGGTGCGCCTGGTCAGCCCGGATGGCCTGCCGGTCACCAGTTTCAGCGGCGTGCAGCTACCGGTCGACGGCCCGCTCGACAGCGAGGCCCAACTGATCGTCCTGCCGGCCTTCTGGGACGACTACGACGCCCTGAGCAGCCGCTACCCGCAGGTGTTCGACTGGTTGTGCGCCCGCCACGCCGCTGGCGCCAGCCTGTGCGGGGAAGCCAACGGGGCGTTCTGGATGGCCGCCAGCGGCCTGCTCGACGGCAAGGAGGCGACCACCTGCTGGCGCTTCTTCGGCGAGTTCGCCACGCGTTTTCCGGCGGTGGCGCTAAACCAGGACAAGCACCTGACCGACGCCGACAACCTCTACTGCGTGGCCGGCCCGACCTCGGCCTGTGACCTGTACATCTACCTGATCGAGCGTTTCTGCGGCACCAGCGTGGCGCAGAGCGTGGCCCGCGACATCCTCTACGAAGTGCGCCGCAGCTACACCCCGGGGCGCATCGGCTTCGGCGGCCAGAAGCAGCACCAGGACACCAAGATCCTGCAGATCCAACAGTGGCTCGAGGAGCATTTCGCCGAGCGTTTCCGCTTCGAGGACGTGGCCCGCGACCACGGCATGAGCATCCGCAACTTCATGCGCCGCTTCCACGCCGCCACCGGCGACAAGCCGCTGTACTACCTGCAGCGCCTGCGCATCGAAACCGCCAAGGGGCTGCTGTCGTCCTCGCCGAAGAGCATCAAGGCGGTCAGCTACGAGATCGGCTACGATGACGCCAGCTTCTTCGCCCGCCTGTTCCGCCAGCACACCGGGCTGTCGCCCAACCAATACAGACAGCGGCAAGCTGCAAGCCACAAGCTGCAAGCGAAGGCACAGCCCGACTAACGCCGGACATCAAGGTGCGGCTTGATGCCTGCAGCTTGAGGCTGCTCTAGGGCTTGTGCGGGCGAGACAGGAACTCGTGGGACTGCATTTCCAGCAGGCGGCTCAGGGTACGCTGGAACTCGAAGCTCAGGCGCCCGCCGGTGTACAGATCCTTGAGCTCCACTTCGGCGGAGATGATCAGCTTGACGTTGCGGTCGTAGAACTCGTCGACCAGGTTGATGAAGCGCCGCGCCATGTCTTCCTTGGCCACGCTCATCTGCTCGACGTTGGAGAGAATCACCGAGTGGAAGATCTTGCCCAGCTCGATGTAGTCGTTCTGGCTGCGCGGGCCGTCGCACAGCTCGCGGAAATCGAACCAGCCCACGTCGCCGCCGACCTTGCGGGCGACGATGGCGCGGTTCTCGATCATCAGCGATTCGTTTTCCTGCACGCCGGTGTTCTCGTGCAGCAGGCTCTTGAAGCTCTTTTCCAGGCTCTGCTCGGCTGCTTCGCCCAGGGGGAAGTGGAACAGCTCGGCCTGCTCCAGGGCACGCAGGCGATAGTCGATGCCGCTGTCGACGTTGACGATCTCGGTGTGCACCTTCAAAAGCTCGATGGCCGGCAGGAAGCGCGCGCGCTGCAGACCGTCCTTGTAGAGGCCGTCCGGCACGATGTTGGAGGTGGCCACCAGGGTCACGCCGTTCTTGAACAGCTCCTCGAGCAGGGTCGCCAGGATCATCGCGTCGGTGATGTCGGAGACGAAGAATTCGTCGAAGCAGATCACCCGGAACTGCTCGGAAAATCGCTTGCCGATCACCGTGAGCGGGTTCTTGACGTCCTTGAGCGAACGCATTTCCTCGTGCACGCGCTTCATGAAGCGGTGGAAGTGGGTGCGCTCCTTTTCCTTGAACGGCAGGGCATCGAAGAAGGTGTCGACCAGGTAGGTCTTGCCACGGCCGACGCCGCCCCAGAAATACAGGCCCTTGACCGGGGTCACGGATTTCTTGCCGAACAGCTTGCCGAACACCCCGGGCTTGCTGCGCTCGTCGGCGACCAGCTCGTCGTACAGGCGCTGCAGGTGGCGCACGGCCTGTTCCTGGGCGGCATCGTGAAAGAAGTCCGGACGTTTGAGGTCGGCCTGGTAGCGTTCGAGCGGAGTCATAGTGCGAAAACCGGGCAAATGAAGCGGGGGCGACACTTTAACGACGCCCCCGGGGATTGGCAAATTGGCCCTATGGCCAGCGGGGCTATGGCTTCAGACCGTAGCGCCGCCCATAGGTGTCAGGCTTCTTCCGGCGTCAGGGCGTCACGCAGGCGGGCGATGGCCGCCTCAAGAGCCGTGGCATCGGCGAAGGCCGGGCTTTCGCCGACCAGCTGATCATCCAGCCATACGCCGAAGGCATCGCCCTGCACGCGGATGTCCAGCGCCTCGCCGCTTTGCAGGCCCTTGCTCGCCTGACCCGCCGCCTTGCCGTCGGCGAAGGATGGCGACAGCAACAGTTGCTCGCCGTCGGCATCCAGCAGGCGGAAGCGGAAGCTGCCGTCCTCGTCGCGGAAGCTGACGAAGCGCGCACGCTTGGCGGCCTTCTTCTTGCTGCCTGCGGCAACCTGCACCTGCTCGCGGAACGAGCGCAGGCCCACCGCTTCGCGCAGCTCGCCGAGAAACGGGGTGGCGATCTTGCGCGCCTTGGCGGCGCCGGCCAGCAGGATGTCTTCCAGATCGGCCGGGCGGGCGATCAGGGCGTGGTAACGCTCGCGCGCCTCGCCCAGCTCGGCTTCCAGCAGCTCATAGAGCGCCTGCTTGGCTTCGCCCCAGGCCAGCCCGCCGAGCAGCGCGGCGCGGAAATCCGCCTGCTGGGTCGGTGCGGCGAAGGCCTGGTAGATGGTGAACAGGTGCGAGTTGTCCGGGTCCTTCGCCTCGCCGGGCTGGCGGGAGTCGGTGACGATACGCGCCACGGCGTCCTTGAGCTGCTTGGCGCTGCCGAACAGCGGGATGGTGTTGTCGTAGCTCTTCGACATCTTGCGACCATCGAGGCCCGGCAGGGTGGCGACGTCTTCCTCGATCACCACCTCGGGCAGCTTGAACAGGTCCTTGCCCTGGCCGAACAGGTGATTGAAGCGCTGGCCGATGTCGCGGGCCATTTCCACGTGCTGGATCTGGTCACGACCGACCGGCACCTTCTGGGCGTTGAACATCAGGATGTCCGCGGCCATCAGCACCGGGTAGCTGAACAGGCCCATGGTCACGCCGGCATCCGGGTCTTCACCGGCTTCCACGTTCTTGTCCACCGAGGCCTTGTAGGCGTGGGCGCGGTTGAGCAGGCCCTTGCCGGCCACGCAGGTCAGCAGCCAGCACAGCTCGGGGATTTCCGGGATATCGGACTGGCGATAGAAGGTCGCCTTGTCGGTGTCCAGGCCCAGTGCCAGCCAGGTCGCGGCGATCTCCAGGCGCGAGCGCTGGATGCGCGCCGGGTCATCGCACTTGATCAGCGCGTGGTAGTCGGCCAGGAAGTAGAAGGAATCCATGTCGGCGCGGCGGCTGGCGACGATGGCCGGGCGAATCGCGCCGGCATAGTTGCCCAGGTGCGGCGTGCCGGTGGTGGTGATGCCGGTAAGGATACGCGTGGTCATGTTCGGGTTCGCTTTACGTGGACCATCTTGGGGATCCGGCGTGCCAGGCAGGCACGCGGCAGATCACAGGCGAGGCAGCAGCAGATCCTTGAGATCGGTCAGCTTGCCGTGAAAAAAGTGGCCGCATTCTGCCACTTTCAGCAGTTCGTGGGCACGGCCGAGGTTGGTGGACCAGCCGTAGACCCGTTGCGGCTCGACCACTTCGTCGGCGTCCGGCTGGATCACCACCAGTGGGCAACGTGCTGCCGGCGGGTTGTCGCTGCCCAGGCGCATCACCGCCGGCGCGATCATGAACAGCTTCCCTGGCTCGAGGCCCTGTTGCTCCAGGCGGCCACCCAGGGCGGCAGCCACGAAGCCACCAAAGGAAAAGCCCATCAGGGTCAGCGGCAAACCCGGGTAGCGCTCGCTTAGCCAGTGGGCGACCGCCTCGGCGTCATCCACTTCACCGCTGCCCATGTCGTGGCTGCCGGCGCTGGCGCCCACGCCGCGGTAGTTGAAACGCAGGGTGTGGTAGCCGGCATCGCGGGCGGTGCGCTGCAAGGTCGACACCACCTTGTTGAGCATGGTGCCGCCCTGCACCGGGTTCGGGTGACAGATCAGCGCGACGCCGCGCGCCTCGGCGACTTCCAGGCAAAGGGCTTCCAACTGGCCGCTCGGGCCGTCGATCATCGTGGGGGTTTCGCGGATCAGCAACAGTGAACTCCGTGACCTTCAATCGGGTCGACTCGTCGAACGATGTACCCGCACCGCCTCTGCGTTGCCGGGTAAACACCTCAAAACACCTTCGCCTACACGCACTTAGCGGTGTACAGCGCAGGTTCCAGCCGTTAACGTAAAGCAAAGCCGTTTAGAGAGGAAGGACTCGTGGAACAGACGCTCACCGCCTGGTTGCTACCGGCACTTACCCTGGTCGCTGGCATCGCCATCGGTTTCCTGATCGCCCGCCTCGCGCCCAATGCTGCCCCCAGCCGCACCCAGCGCCAGCTGGACGAGATGCAGGAACGTTTCGAGGCCTACCAGAACGAAGTGGTCACCCACTTCAACACCACCGCCAATCTGGTCAAGAAACTCACCCAGAGCTACCACGACGTTCAGGAGCACCTGTCCCACGGTGCCGATCGCCTGGCACTCGACGAAGTGACCCGCCAGCGCCTGCTCGCCACCCTGCACGCCGAACCGAGCGCCGACAAGCGCGAGCGCCTGACGCCGCCGCGCGATATGGAAATCCCCAAGGACTATGCGCCCAAGAGCGACGACGTCCCGG
Above is a genomic segment from Pseudomonas argentinensis containing:
- a CDS encoding GlxA family transcriptional regulator, giving the protein MAGLRHGKQQGLGLVPTFEVRLVSPDGLPVTSFSGVQLPVDGPLDSEAQLIVLPAFWDDYDALSSRYPQVFDWLCARHAAGASLCGEANGAFWMAASGLLDGKEATTCWRFFGEFATRFPAVALNQDKHLTDADNLYCVAGPTSACDLYIYLIERFCGTSVAQSVARDILYEVRRSYTPGRIGFGGQKQHQDTKILQIQQWLEEHFAERFRFEDVARDHGMSIRNFMRRFHAATGDKPLYYLQRLRIETAKGLLSSSPKSIKAVSYEIGYDDASFFARLFRQHTGLSPNQYRQRQAASHKLQAKAQPD
- the zapE gene encoding cell division protein ZapE; amino-acid sequence: MTPLERYQADLKRPDFFHDAAQEQAVRHLQRLYDELVADERSKPGVFGKLFGKKSVTPVKGLYFWGGVGRGKTYLVDTFFDALPFKEKERTHFHRFMKRVHEEMRSLKDVKNPLTVIGKRFSEQFRVICFDEFFVSDITDAMILATLLEELFKNGVTLVATSNIVPDGLYKDGLQRARFLPAIELLKVHTEIVNVDSGIDYRLRALEQAELFHFPLGEAAEQSLEKSFKSLLHENTGVQENESLMIENRAIVARKVGGDVGWFDFRELCDGPRSQNDYIELGKIFHSVILSNVEQMSVAKEDMARRFINLVDEFYDRNVKLIISAEVELKDLYTGGRLSFEFQRTLSRLLEMQSHEFLSRPHKP
- a CDS encoding tryptophan--tRNA ligase translates to MTTRILTGITTTGTPHLGNYAGAIRPAIVASRRADMDSFYFLADYHALIKCDDPARIQRSRLEIAATWLALGLDTDKATFYRQSDIPEIPELCWLLTCVAGKGLLNRAHAYKASVDKNVEAGEDPDAGVTMGLFSYPVLMAADILMFNAQKVPVGRDQIQHVEMARDIGQRFNHLFGQGKDLFKLPEVVIEEDVATLPGLDGRKMSKSYDNTIPLFGSAKQLKDAVARIVTDSRQPGEAKDPDNSHLFTIYQAFAAPTQQADFRAALLGGLAWGEAKQALYELLEAELGEARERYHALIARPADLEDILLAGAAKARKIATPFLGELREAVGLRSFREQVQVAAGSKKKAAKRARFVSFRDEDGSFRFRLLDADGEQLLLSPSFADGKAAGQASKGLQSGEALDIRVQGDAFGVWLDDQLVGESPAFADATALEAAIARLRDALTPEEA
- a CDS encoding alpha/beta hydrolase — encoded protein: MLIRETPTMIDGPSGQLEALCLEVAEARGVALICHPNPVQGGTMLNKVVSTLQRTARDAGYHTLRFNYRGVGASAGSHDMGSGEVDDAEAVAHWLSERYPGLPLTLMGFSFGGFVAAALGGRLEQQGLEPGKLFMIAPAVMRLGSDNPPAARCPLVVIQPDADEVVEPQRVYGWSTNLGRAHELLKVAECGHFFHGKLTDLKDLLLPRL
- a CDS encoding YhcB family protein — its product is MEQTLTAWLLPALTLVAGIAIGFLIARLAPNAAPSRTQRQLDEMQERFEAYQNEVVTHFNTTANLVKKLTQSYHDVQEHLSHGADRLALDEVTRQRLLATLHAEPSADKRERLTPPRDMEIPKDYAPKSDDVPGMLDEGYGLKNRY